Proteins encoded within one genomic window of Mycolicibacterium monacense:
- a CDS encoding DUF2189 domain-containing protein yields MTDQPPPPPGNYPPPPQGGYPPPPPPGGYPPPPTQGGYPPPPPGGYPPPPPPQGGYPPPPQGNYPPAGYPVGPQGGYPPAGFGPGGYSVGEAFSWAWNKFGKNAVPLLVATLAYGLIIIVIQALTNTLSAAVDPGDSTNYMSDGSGFEFSYTIDSPAGIIVAFIGWLISLVVAAAVQSAYLGGMLDIADGREVSIGSFFRPRNIGSVIIAGLIVGVITTVGFLLCVIPGLIASIMLMFTVVSLLDRNLAPIEAVKTSFDISKGNFGSVFLAWLVMVVTVFVGALLCGVGLLVAAPVATLILVYTYRVLTGGQVAPKQ; encoded by the coding sequence ATGACCGACCAACCTCCCCCACCGCCCGGAAACTATCCGCCGCCGCCTCAGGGCGGTTACCCGCCGCCCCCGCCGCCCGGTGGCTACCCGCCTCCGCCCACCCAGGGCGGTTATCCGCCGCCGCCCCCCGGTGGCTACCCGCCACCGCCGCCGCCGCAGGGCGGGTATCCGCCACCCCCACAGGGCAACTACCCGCCTGCCGGTTATCCCGTTGGGCCCCAGGGTGGTTACCCGCCCGCCGGCTTCGGGCCCGGTGGCTACAGCGTGGGCGAGGCCTTCTCGTGGGCGTGGAACAAGTTCGGCAAGAACGCCGTTCCGCTCCTCGTCGCCACCCTGGCCTACGGCCTCATCATCATCGTCATCCAGGCGCTGACCAATACGCTGTCGGCGGCGGTGGATCCGGGTGACTCCACCAACTACATGTCCGACGGCAGCGGCTTCGAGTTCTCCTACACCATCGACAGCCCGGCCGGGATCATCGTCGCGTTCATCGGCTGGCTGATCTCACTCGTGGTCGCCGCGGCCGTGCAATCCGCTTACCTCGGCGGCATGCTCGACATCGCCGACGGGCGAGAGGTTTCCATCGGGTCCTTCTTCCGGCCGCGCAACATCGGCAGCGTCATCATCGCGGGCCTCATCGTCGGCGTCATCACCACGGTGGGTTTCCTGCTGTGCGTCATCCCCGGCCTGATCGCGAGCATCATGTTGATGTTCACGGTGGTCAGCCTGCTCGACCGCAACCTCGCGCCGATCGAGGCCGTCAAGACCAGCTTCGACATCAGCAAGGGGAACTTCGGAAGCGTCTTCCTGGCCTGGCTGGTGATGGTCGTGACGGTGTTCGTCGGAGCCCTGCTGTGCGGTGTCGGCCTACTGGTGGCCGCCCCCGTCGCCACGCTGATCCTCGTCTACACCTACCGCGTCCTCACC